The Coccidioides posadasii str. Silveira chromosome 2, complete sequence genomic interval CCATCCGCTCTTGAAAACGCCAGTATATTAGGTACAAAACTAGATGCCAGGCCGGTCATATATGCATCCAAACCATATGCCAAATTCGAACGTGGAGATATATGTATCTATGCAAGTAGCAATTTAGTCAGGTCCATCTGCGACCGGAACGATCCTAGATTCGGCCTCGACATTATCAGGCTCTGAGTCCGTAACCCATTCCTTCTCGGACTGCAGCTTGTGAGATGCTCTTTGTATGGCTTCAGAATAGGGGTTTGTGGGCCTAACACCGCCTGcttttttgaagaagtcgTCTGTCCTCAAACCTCGAACTTCATCAGGGTTCATGGAATTGATCAATGCGCCTGCACCGCGTTTGCTCCGGATGAGTTCCCGGACGGGTACCATGGCCGCATCGCGGCAGGCTTCTTTTATATCACTCCCTGACATGCCAGCCATAGCCTGGACGAGTAGGTCCACATCAAaattctctctctcaattTTTGTGTCCTTCAAAACCAACCCCAATATTCGTCGTCTCTGAGCGGCCGCGGGAAGGGTAACAGGGAACTTTTTAGGCATTCGTCGGAGGATGGCTTCGTCGATGTCTTGAATTCTATTTGTTGCTCCAAGAATCATAACGCGTTGTGGCTGGCCCATGGCATTTGCTGAAGTCAGCCCATCCCAATGTGTCATGAACTCAGCCTTCACCATGCCGCTGGCCTCGTGCTCGCCACTCCGTCTCGTTCCTAGTACGGCATCGATCTCATCGATGAACACGATACTCGGCTCCAGCTTTCTCGCGAGGGAGAACACGGCATTAACCAGTTTGTTTGAATCTCCGTACCATTTCTCTGTTAATGTCGATATGTGCAAGTTGATGAAACAAGCTCCACTTTCATGCGCGAGTGCTTTTGCCAGCATCGTCTTGCCACATCCCGGAGGGCCGTACAGGAGAACACCGGACGGGGCACTTAAAAGAGAGGACGACGATCGATAGAGATGGGGCATCGTCAACGGGTATATCACCGACTCTTTCAGCTCTTCAATGATATCGTCCAGGCCCCCAATGTCATTGAAGGAAACAGGGATATCCTCCGGGGCCACAACATCCATAGCAATGGCCTGTTCATACTGGGTGAGAACGAGGTCCtgcttcttctgcttttgaGGCCTCTTCTGGCGGCTTGATGAACTATCATCCGAATCATCACCACGGTCTAACCTTCGAAGTATTGCGGCGGATTTCCTCTTAGCGTCTTCATGTTTCTGGCTCTCGGGATCGAATTCTAGTCGCGACAGGAGAAATCGAACAACGAAATACGTTGAAAGGGACTGGGAAATGGATCAGAATAAATCTAAAGACAGAAACGCAACATAACTGAGGAATCCCATACTGTACCAGCTATGAGAATAAGTTCTTGAATTATTTGCTGCCATCTTCTTACGTTCCCGGAAGCCATGACCAATCGCCGGATACGGAGGGGTAAGGGGAATAAAACGGTAGAGGAACAGGGGGCGGGAGGATGGTTTAAGAAACAACCGTCCGTAAGAGCACAGCGGAACTGCAGGAGTCGAGTTTTCCGAGTTTTAAAAAGTCCCTCGATTCCGAGACTGTTGCTTGGGTTCGAACGCTCACAAGCTTCGATCTCGGCTTGTGACATCGAGTTTAGCCGTGGCTTGTCGGGCCTAAATAGAGTGTGGCTGAAGCTGGTCAACCAGACTGGTCACGTGCTGCGTCGGCCAGGCGCGTCCCGTTTATTTTGGCACGGAAAGGAGCGCTCAGGACTCGACAAAAGGGTTCGCCTCCGAGCGGTTGAACAAGATACAAGCGCCATTGCTGTGCGCCAGTTTTACAACCAAATTTGCCTAGCTCAGTGCATCCAGCTATTATTATTGCGATATGCCGAAACGGAAAGCTACGTCAAACCTATCTGGAATCGTTGACGGGGGGATCGACGATGATGGGTTTTTGAGTGCTGCCGACCAGCACGATGTTGCTTCTCCGCCGGCGAAGCGCATGAGGGGTCGGCCCAAGTCAACTGCGACTCAAGCGACGAAGACGAAGACAACTACAAGAAAAGCGCGTTCCACCGTCGTCGTGGGACCGAAGCGACGCGGAGCGAACGGCGCGACGGCAGCAAAGCAGAGAAAAGCAAATGAAGCGCAGATAGCCAATGCAGAAGCTGCGCATACTTtagaagaagacgaagaggCTAGTGATGACGCACATCAATTGTCAGAGGATGAACTTGACTCTCCGGAAACCACGGCGACAGTGCCTCCAAAGCAGGAAGTCAAGGCAGCAGGACGACGTGGGAGGAGAGAAGAACCGGAGAAGGAAGTTGTGAAGGATGGTGAATTTGAATATACTCCTACGGGCACACGAGGGAATAAGCCCGCGCCAAAATCGAGACGGACGGGAAAGCGGACGGCCCTGGTGGCACGAACCCCTTCCGCAGAACCAGAAACAGAAGAGCAGCCTATTGGTGAGCACGGCCAAGAGGAGGATTCGTTTGACATTGACGAAGCGGCTGTTGCAGAAGCCGAAGAGAGCGATTCCTCCCTTCCACTTCCATCTCCGCTGAAAAGATTCTTAAAGGGAATTCCAGAACCAGCACCCGCCGCAACGCCCTCCAAGGGACGGAGAACGGGGAGTAATTTAGATACAGGAAATGAATCCAACGAAGCCATGTTAAAGCGGAAGCTGACCGATGTTTCTAAAAAGTTGGAGAGCATGGAAGCAAGATACCGCAGTTTAAGACAAGTAGGCATCGTTGAAGCTAGCGCCAATGTCGAAAAGCTACGAAAGCAATGTGAAAGCATGACTGCAGGTAAAGATTTGCTGCTTTAATTCGATTTTATCCTGGAGGCTAATAGCTAGCAGCTTCGAATGCCCTTATTACATCACTGAAAGATGAACTCGCTACACAAACGGAATTAGCCCAACAATCGCAAACCTTCCGAGCTCGACTCTCTGAACGAGATGATGAAGTTTCTGAACTCAAATCCAGGGTTGGGAGCATGTCCTCTGATCTGAGTAAGGCTCAAAATGAAATCAAAGCCTTACAAGCTAAACTCATGGCTGCTCGAAATGCGGCCACGAATGAAAAGCCGAAGGTTCCTGGCAGCACGGGTAAAGGAGGCCGAGCTACTATGGCTGCCAATGCCGAATCGGCACAAGCACTTCAGATCGCTCAACTAAAAGAAGACCTCTATAGCGATCTGACAGGTCTGATCGTCCGTGATGTAAAGGCAAGGGACGGAGATTATTTGTACGACTGCATCCAAACTGGACTCAATGGGAGTAAGTAGCACTTCATATGCAAAGCCAGTGCACGTATCATGCTAATGTCTTTCGATGTAGCTCTACATTTCAAATTGGTCGTTGCCGATGATTCTGATAACAAAATTACGACTGATCTTGAAGCAGCAGAATTCCAATACATGCCTCTTTTGGACGATAATCGTGATCGAAACCTCTTGGAAATCTTACCTGAATATCTTGCAGTGGACATTACCTTCTCGAGGCAACATGCTTCAAAGTTCTACAGTAGGGTTGTGGATACCCTCACTAAAAGACGGATAGATGACAGCTAGGCCCTCATGAAAATGTAATTATCTTTGATATGCGATTTTTGGCAGGATATATCTCTGGAGAAGTATTACTTTTGGAACACTAAACCTTACCCTTTGGATTTGCTAAATGAAATTGGTCCGATCAGATAAAGCTCCAACATTAGAGGATGTTCGAAATGTTCAATACAACTTTCTTTTTTGACCTAAGGACTTACCTTTTTTTCATGAACTACATTTCTAGCAATCAAGGAATGAGGGAAGGGCAGCTGGCCTAAAAAGTAAGACGTGGAGCGCACCACTAGGGACAAAGCCATCACTGCAAACCCAAAAGCATTTCTCAAAACTTTTTTCCCAGCACACTCCTCTCCGGAGCTCGAGGCGAATTTTATCATAGAAATCTACATTAAGAGAAAGTCCTGACTAAGTGTCCGCCATTTTTTGACCGGAGAAATAACAGGATATGCTCCTCCGTTATCAAAACCGAACTGGCTTCACTCGTTTACTGGTCGTTGAGATTTGATCACTCTTCCACCCTCCTGTCTCTATTCCGAGATGTCTAGGTGACAACATTCTGCATAGGCCCCAGAGAGCCGGcgttgtacggagtaaatcCGTAATACCTTGATAAACGAGACCTCTGAGGTACTCTGCCAAGGACATAACTAATTACTACGCAGGCCACGCAGAAGCTGTCTCTAAATAGCTGCATTGCGACAGCGTAGGGTCCTGGTCTGCTATTTCAAAGCCTAATCGAGAGCTGGAATGGC includes:
- a CDS encoding uncharacterized protein (BUSCO:237533at4751~EggNog:ENOG410PHS8~COG:O), which gives rise to MDVVAPEDIPVSFNDIGGLDDIIEELKESVIYPLTMPHLYRSSSSLLSAPSGVLLYGPPGCGKTMLAKALAHESGACFINLHISTLTEKWYGDSNKLVNAVFSLARKLEPSIVFIDEIDAVLGTRRSGEHEASGMVKAEFMTHWDGLTSANAMGQPQRVMILGATNRIQDIDEAILRRMPKKFPVTLPAAAQRRRILGLVLKDTKIERENFDVDLLVQAMAGMSGSDIKEACRDAAMVPVRELIRSKRGAGALINSMNPDEVRGLRTDDFFKKAGGVRPTNPYSEAIQRASHKLQSEKEWVTDSEPDNVEAESRIVPVADGPD
- a CDS encoding uncharacterized protein (EggNog:ENOG410PNGY~COG:S~BUSCO:10032at33183); this translates as MPKRKATSNLSGIVDGGIDDDGFLSAADQHDVASPPAKRMRGRPKSTATQATKTKTTTRKARSTVVVGPKRRGANGATAAKQRKANEAQIANAEAAHTLEEDEEASDDAHQLSEDELDSPETTATVPPKQEVKAAGRRGRREEPEKEVVKDGEFEYTPTGTRGNKPAPKSRRTGKRTALVARTPSAEPETEEQPIGEHGQEEDSFDIDEAAVAEAEESDSSLPLPSPLKRFLKGIPEPAPAATPSKGRRTGSNLDTGNESNEAMLKRKLTDVSKKLESMEARYRSLRQVGIVEASANVEKLRKQCESMTAASNALITSLKDELATQTELAQQSQTFRARLSERDDEVSELKSRVGSMSSDLSKAQNEIKALQAKLMAARNAATNEKPKVPGSTGKGGRATMAANAESAQALQIAQLKEDLYSDLTGLIVRDVKARDGDYLYDCIQTGLNGTLHFKLVVADDSDNKITTDLEAAEFQYMPLLDDNRDRNLLEILPEYLAVDITFSRQHASKFYSRVVDTLTKRRIDDS